The Microplitis mediator isolate UGA2020A chromosome 8, iyMicMedi2.1, whole genome shotgun sequence genome has a window encoding:
- the LOC130673371 gene encoding uncharacterized protein LOC130673371 — translation MAGKCQRESLVAESDSQSISRRLSIKDRVTGTEFLVDTGSDLSVFPCGSMKSQTTPIGYQLYAANGTIIKTYGLSLQTLNLGLRRDFTRNFIVADVTKPILGVDFLSHYDLLVDLKRKCLHDRITGLTSSGYFHATTALDKIKAVDGDSVYMKLLREFADITRPDPSNNKKRKHSTVHHIPTTPGLPVSSKARRLSPDKLQIAQEEFRKMIKQGICRPSQSA, via the coding sequence ATGGCAGGGAAATGCCAACGAGAATCACTAGTGGCGGAGAGTGATTCTCAATCGATTTCACGCCGATTATCTATTAAAGATCGAGTCACTGGGACCGAGTTTCTCGTGGACACTGGCTCTGATTTATCAGTTTTTCCTTGCGGCTCGATGAAATCGCAAACAACTCCCATAGGTTATCAGCTTTATGCCGCAAACGGCACGATTATCAAAACATATGGTTTATCATTACAAACGCTGAATCTCGGACTGCGTCGAGATTTCACGCGGAATTTTATTGTTGCCGATGTCACCAAACCGATACTTGGGGTTGATTTTTTGAGTCATTATGACTTGCTAGTCGACCTCAAACGCAAATGCTTACACGACCGCATTACAGGTTTGACATCATCCGGTTATTTCCACGCAACAACAGCATTGGACAAAATCAAGGCTGTGGATGGTGATTCCGTTTATATGAAACTGCTACGTGAGTTCGCCGATATCACACGACCTGATCCGtccaacaataaaaaaaggaaacatTCAACGGTGCACCACATTCCTACAACACCTGGTCTACCTGTTTCTAGCAAAGCCCGTCGCTTATCGCCTGACAAATTACAAATTGCTCAAGAGGAGTTCCGTAAAATGATTAAGCAAGGCATTTGTCGGCCATCGCAGAGTGCTTGA